Proteins from a single region of Pseudodesulfovibrio portus:
- a CDS encoding cupin domain-containing protein, which translates to MKVIHYTDVAARDLPVAGPGVSGRVVIGKADDDVNFCMRVIELQPGSQIPPHSHPWEHQQFYHAGTGYIVRNGEKIDLKPGSVAYVAPDEEHHVVNTGSDPMVLVCLIPKGVNEL; encoded by the coding sequence ATGAAGGTCATCCATTACACGGATGTTGCGGCCCGCGATCTGCCCGTGGCCGGTCCCGGCGTTTCGGGCCGGGTGGTCATCGGCAAGGCCGACGACGACGTCAATTTCTGCATGCGGGTCATCGAGCTCCAGCCCGGCTCGCAGATTCCGCCCCACTCCCATCCCTGGGAACACCAGCAGTTCTACCACGCAGGCACCGGGTACATCGTGAGAAACGGCGAGAAGATCGACCTCAAGCCGGGCAGCGTGGCCTACGTGGCCCCGGACGAGGAACACCACGTGGTCAACACCGGCAGCGACCCCATGGTCCTTGTCTGCCTGATCCCCAAGGGCGTCAACGAACTTTAG
- a CDS encoding carboxymuconolactone decarboxylase family protein, with translation MKEPAEKATELFRQMNKNRRDVFKAYQGFTATIKKGSAIEDKYQSLILIACSILSQCDMCISLHVQNAATHGASRDEIIDAGLLAVAMGGSPKMMYMRHVYEEVERLFD, from the coding sequence ATGAAGGAACCCGCAGAAAAGGCAACAGAGCTTTTCCGGCAGATGAACAAGAACCGCCGCGACGTCTTCAAGGCGTACCAGGGGTTCACCGCCACCATCAAGAAGGGCAGCGCCATCGAGGACAAATACCAGTCTCTCATCCTGATCGCCTGCTCCATCCTGTCACAGTGCGACATGTGCATTTCCCTCCACGTCCAGAACGCCGCCACGCACGGAGCATCCCGCGACGAGATCATCGACGCCGGTCTGCTCGCCGTTGCCATGGGCGGTTCCCCCAAGATGATGTACATGCGCCACGTGTACGAAGAAGTGGAACGACTCTTCGACTAA
- a CDS encoding B12-binding domain-containing radical SAM protein, whose translation MRPPFPHIPWTGGDGPRILGVNPWITDFAAFNVWSRPVGLLACLDMVRRAGASVALVDCLDPTWADTKWPRPGKYGTGHYPKEEIDTPEPLAFMDRRYSRYGLPREQVRRALASIDPRPDAVMVTTIMTYWYPGSLDILDICAELWPDVPRFLGGSYATLCGEHAALHANAHLQQGPMEAPDNWDSFWRLIDLPTPKLPEYAGLSLSLDLYDDPAYSIILGSRGCPFSCEYCASRALYPHFTQGDHTRITASIRSEYERGVRDFAFYDDALLINPECWLWPALDSVTDSGLDLRLHTPNAMHIRRLTKEVCLRLKQAGLHTVRLGLETTDFDHRNDVKLTREEWETGARNLLDAGFDLDDIGVYILFGLPGQNLDNVRQAVDHVRAFGFRPHLAHYTPIPGSPMFHKACQASAYPLADEPLFQNNSIWPCVPGGFNWDQAKHWKLLLQGK comes from the coding sequence GTGCGGCCGCCCTTTCCCCACATCCCCTGGACCGGCGGGGACGGACCGCGCATCCTCGGCGTCAACCCGTGGATCACGGACTTTGCCGCCTTCAACGTCTGGTCGCGGCCCGTGGGGCTGCTCGCCTGCCTGGACATGGTCCGCCGCGCGGGCGCGTCCGTGGCGCTCGTGGACTGCCTGGACCCCACCTGGGCGGACACCAAATGGCCCCGGCCCGGCAAGTACGGCACCGGCCACTATCCCAAGGAGGAGATCGACACCCCCGAGCCGCTCGCCTTCATGGACCGTCGATACTCCCGCTACGGACTGCCGCGCGAGCAGGTGCGCCGGGCGCTGGCCTCCATCGATCCCAGGCCGGACGCCGTCATGGTGACCACCATCATGACCTATTGGTATCCGGGGTCCCTGGACATACTCGACATCTGCGCCGAGCTGTGGCCGGACGTGCCCCGGTTCCTTGGCGGGAGCTACGCCACCCTGTGCGGCGAACATGCAGCACTGCACGCCAACGCCCACCTCCAGCAAGGACCGATGGAGGCCCCGGACAACTGGGATTCATTTTGGCGGCTGATTGATTTACCGACGCCAAAACTGCCTGAATACGCAGGACTTTCATTATCTCTTGATCTCTACGACGACCCGGCCTACTCCATCATTCTCGGTTCGCGGGGGTGCCCGTTCTCCTGCGAGTACTGCGCCTCCCGCGCCCTGTATCCCCATTTCACCCAGGGTGACCACACTCGGATCACGGCCTCCATACGATCGGAATATGAACGGGGCGTGCGCGACTTCGCCTTTTACGACGACGCCCTGCTCATCAACCCGGAGTGCTGGCTCTGGCCCGCGCTCGACTCCGTCACGGATTCCGGGCTCGACCTGCGGCTGCACACGCCCAACGCCATGCACATCCGCCGCCTCACCAAAGAGGTCTGTCTGCGCCTGAAACAGGCCGGGCTGCATACCGTGCGCCTCGGCCTGGAGACCACGGATTTCGACCACCGCAACGACGTCAAGCTGACCCGCGAGGAATGGGAGACCGGGGCGCGCAACCTGCTGGACGCGGGCTTCGACCTGGACGACATCGGGGTCTACATCCTGTTCGGCCTGCCCGGCCAGAACCTCGACAACGTTAGACAGGCCGTGGACCACGTCCGCGCCTTCGGCTTCAGGCCGCACCTGGCTCACTACACGCCCATCCCGGGATCGCCCATGTTTCATAAGGCCTGCCAGGCCTCGGCCTACCCACTGGCCGACGAGCCGCTCTTCCAGAACAACTCCATCTGGCCCTGCGTCCCCGGCGGCTTCAACTGGGACCAGGCCAAACACTGGAAACTGCTCCTTCAGGGGAAGTAG
- a CDS encoding polyphenol oxidase family protein, with protein MAAIAFFPFRFIDIPQVACAFTSRRGGVSEPPHDSANISFDVNDDPKAVAQNRRAVFERMDLTGWCDLNQIHGDVIHFDPKPVGPEERATLDGDGMTTATPGVGLVVKTADCQPILLAHKSGKYVAGLHAGWRGNKIDFPGNGVRRFCAHYDLKSEDVYAVRGPSLGPDAAEFVNFDKDFGPGFDKYFNPRTRRVDLWRMTRDQLMNAGVPEKQIFGLDLCTMGLDDTFFSYRKACASPVRDTGRQCGIIWIRKQA; from the coding sequence ATGGCGGCCATAGCCTTTTTCCCCTTCCGTTTCATCGACATCCCGCAGGTGGCCTGCGCATTCACCTCCCGGCGGGGCGGCGTTTCCGAACCGCCCCACGACTCGGCCAACATCTCCTTTGACGTCAACGACGACCCGAAGGCTGTGGCCCAAAACCGGCGCGCCGTGTTCGAGCGCATGGACCTGACCGGCTGGTGCGACCTGAACCAGATCCACGGCGACGTCATCCACTTCGACCCGAAACCGGTCGGTCCCGAAGAACGGGCCACGCTGGACGGCGACGGCATGACCACCGCCACCCCCGGCGTGGGGCTGGTGGTCAAGACCGCCGACTGCCAACCCATCCTGCTGGCGCACAAATCCGGCAAATACGTGGCCGGGCTGCACGCGGGCTGGCGCGGCAACAAGATCGACTTTCCCGGCAACGGGGTCCGCCGGTTCTGCGCCCACTACGACCTCAAGTCCGAAGACGTGTACGCCGTGCGCGGCCCGTCACTGGGTCCTGACGCCGCCGAATTCGTCAACTTCGACAAGGACTTCGGACCCGGCTTCGACAAATATTTCAACCCCCGGACCAGACGGGTGGACCTGTGGCGAATGACCCGCGACCAGCTCATGAACGCGGGCGTGCCCGAAAAGCAGATATTCGGCCTGGACCTCTGCACCATGGGGCTGGACGACACCTTTTTCTCCTATCGCAAGGCCTGCGCCTCCCCGGTCAGGGACACCGGTCGACAGTGCGGAATTATCTGGATAAGGAAGCAGGCATGA